The following coding sequences lie in one Peribacillus frigoritolerans genomic window:
- the pbp4b gene encoding penicillin binding protein PBP4B, whose protein sequence is MNIWTSCTISSILALSLLAPSVSFANENSNHEAAVSKENAGQYPILKKAKKPEEAGFSSEKLEKVDQLIEMEVAAGFPGAALIVIKDGKIVKNESYGYKQKFNEHTPLKKFQRMENDTLFDLASNTKMYATNFAIQKLVSEGKLNIQARVQQYIPEFKDTEEDVIKGKDNLRIIDVLHHTAGFRPDPQYHNPKVSKELYSQERDKTIEFISKTPLTYVPGTQNVYSDVDYMLLGAIVEEITGQQLDAYVENELYKPLGLKNTKFNPLQKGFKPKDFAATELLGNTRDGVIDFPNIRTYTLQGEVHDEKAFYSMGGVSGHAGLFSNTEDMAVLLQVMLNGGGYGKHMLFDQETIDEFVAPSEMNPTYGLGWRRNGDASMEWMFSPHASDGAYGHTGWTGTVTIIDPEMDLGIVLLTNKKHSPLVNSVANSNQFFGDLFKTGSYGSVVTAIYEALETNE, encoded by the coding sequence ATGAATATATGGACAAGCTGCACAATTAGTTCAATTCTGGCACTTTCCTTACTAGCACCATCCGTGTCTTTTGCTAATGAAAATTCAAATCATGAAGCCGCTGTGAGTAAGGAGAATGCCGGCCAGTATCCAATATTAAAGAAAGCAAAAAAACCAGAAGAAGCGGGCTTTTCGTCTGAAAAGCTGGAAAAGGTGGATCAGCTTATTGAAATGGAAGTGGCAGCCGGTTTCCCCGGTGCTGCCCTGATTGTCATAAAGGACGGAAAGATCGTTAAAAATGAAAGCTACGGGTACAAACAGAAGTTTAATGAACATACACCTCTTAAGAAGTTTCAGAGAATGGAAAATGACACGTTATTTGACCTTGCTTCAAACACGAAGATGTATGCAACCAATTTTGCCATTCAGAAACTAGTCAGCGAAGGCAAGCTGAATATCCAGGCAAGAGTCCAGCAATACATTCCTGAATTCAAAGACACGGAGGAGGATGTAATCAAAGGAAAGGACAATCTGAGGATTATTGATGTTCTTCATCATACAGCAGGGTTTAGACCCGATCCGCAATACCATAATCCAAAGGTTTCGAAAGAACTTTATTCCCAGGAGCGGGACAAGACCATCGAGTTCATTTCCAAAACACCGCTCACATATGTACCTGGAACACAGAATGTCTACAGTGATGTCGATTATATGCTGCTTGGCGCAATTGTTGAAGAAATAACTGGTCAGCAGCTTGATGCCTATGTTGAAAATGAATTGTACAAGCCGCTTGGTTTGAAAAATACAAAGTTCAATCCTCTTCAAAAGGGCTTTAAGCCAAAGGATTTTGCCGCAACTGAATTGCTTGGCAACACCCGGGATGGCGTGATAGACTTCCCTAACATTCGCACATACACACTTCAAGGGGAAGTACATGATGAAAAAGCCTTTTATTCGATGGGAGGCGTTTCAGGGCATGCCGGTCTTTTCTCCAATACGGAAGATATGGCTGTCCTTCTGCAGGTGATGCTGAATGGCGGGGGATACGGTAAACATATGTTGTTTGATCAAGAAACCATCGATGAATTCGTCGCACCTTCCGAGATGAATCCTACATATGGGCTTGGGTGGAGACGAAATGGCGATGCAAGCATGGAGTGGATGTTCAGTCCTCATGCGAGTGACGGTGCCTACGGCCATACTGGATGGACCGGGACAGTCACGATCATTGATCCGGAGATGGATTTAGGGATTGTGTTACTAACAAATAAAAAGCACTCTCCGCTCGTTAACTCTGTAGCCAATTCCAATCAGTTTTTTGGCGACCTCTTCAAAACAGGAAGCTATGGAAGTGTTGTAACTGCTATTTATGAAGCATTGGAAACGAATGAATGA
- a CDS encoding spore germination protein, giving the protein MILSPKDKITTPQAAVIVINFILGTGLLTLPRSSTEKVQTPDVWISVILGGVITITAGLIMVKLSQQFPEKTFYQYINAIVGKWLGGLISLVVICYFLTTSSFQLRAMAEVIRYLLLEGTPTWAIIMIFMWVSLYLIFGGINPIARLFEIILPLTVILFLVVTFMSFKIFEIDNLRPVLGEGIVPVLKGVKTTALAFSGPEIMLLLIPFMNSPKKAVKALLVGVSIPLIFYVITVVMVIGALSVDGVVMRTWPTLDLIRSFEVAGLIFERFESLLLVVWIMQIFATFTITFFAAALGLAQITKKSIHPYMFGLLPILYILAMIPKNINDLFKQGDFVGNIAMFLFGLLPLLLLIISRIKGGKKYETIT; this is encoded by the coding sequence ATGATTCTCAGCCCGAAAGACAAAATTACAACTCCACAAGCAGCTGTCATTGTCATCAACTTCATACTCGGCACAGGATTACTCACCCTACCCAGATCATCTACGGAAAAGGTACAAACACCAGATGTATGGATAAGCGTTATTTTAGGCGGAGTCATCACAATAACCGCGGGGCTGATCATGGTCAAATTAAGCCAACAGTTTCCCGAAAAGACCTTCTATCAATACATCAATGCAATTGTAGGAAAATGGCTGGGTGGGTTAATAAGTTTAGTTGTAATATGTTACTTTCTTACAACTTCCAGTTTTCAGCTCCGTGCAATGGCGGAAGTAATAAGGTATTTACTTCTGGAGGGTACGCCTACTTGGGCAATTATCATGATTTTCATGTGGGTAAGTCTTTATCTCATCTTCGGCGGCATTAATCCGATCGCCCGTCTTTTTGAAATTATTTTACCTTTGACAGTTATCCTTTTTTTGGTTGTTACCTTCATGAGCTTTAAAATATTCGAGATCGATAATCTCCGTCCGGTATTAGGAGAAGGAATCGTCCCTGTACTAAAAGGAGTAAAAACAACGGCTCTCGCTTTTTCAGGGCCTGAAATCATGCTACTGCTTATTCCATTTATGAATTCACCAAAAAAAGCAGTAAAAGCCCTGCTTGTTGGAGTTTCCATTCCATTAATTTTTTACGTGATAACGGTCGTAATGGTTATCGGGGCATTATCTGTTGATGGAGTGGTCATGAGAACATGGCCGACACTTGATCTTATCCGAAGTTTTGAAGTCGCCGGTTTGATCTTTGAACGGTTTGAATCTTTATTGCTCGTTGTTTGGATCATGCAAATATTCGCCACATTTACGATCACATTTTTTGCAGCCGCTTTAGGGCTGGCTCAAATTACGAAAAAAAGCATTCACCCATACATGTTTGGTTTGCTTCCGATTCTCTACATCCTTGCCATGATTCCGAAAAATATCAATGACCTATTTAAGCAAGGAGATTTCGTCGGCAATATCGCAATGTTTTTATTCGGTTTACTCCCCCTTCTACTGCTTATCATCTCAAGAATAAAGGGAGGGAAAAAATATGAAACAATCACATAG
- the hutP gene encoding hut operon transcriptional regulator HutP translates to MTKEFDRRIGRHAIMYAFANEEEEVILTNDLKRMDWLYGKGKVGSMELQKIVAAIETSAKRLGLVNPDMYREMHALYHAIIEALQGVTRGQVELGGLLRTAGLRFAIVRGRPFKNGDEGEWIAVAVYGTIGAPVRGFEHEAVGLGINHI, encoded by the coding sequence ATGACAAAGGAATTCGACAGAAGAATCGGGCGCCATGCAATCATGTACGCGTTTGCGAACGAAGAGGAAGAAGTCATATTGACGAATGACCTTAAGCGGATGGATTGGCTTTATGGAAAAGGTAAAGTCGGTTCAATGGAGCTGCAGAAAATAGTTGCGGCCATTGAGACATCAGCGAAAAGGCTTGGATTAGTCAATCCCGATATGTATCGTGAAATGCATGCGCTGTATCATGCGATCATCGAAGCACTCCAAGGAGTGACACGCGGCCAAGTTGAGCTTGGCGGTCTTTTGAGGACTGCGGGCCTTCGGTTTGCCATCGTTCGGGGCAGGCCGTTTAAAAACGGGGACGAAGGTGAATGGATTGCTGTAGCCGTGTATGGAACGATTGGAGCACCGGTACGGGGATTTGAACATGAAGCCGTTGGCTTGGGAATTAACCACATTTAA
- a CDS encoding spore germination protein, protein MKEWISKIGKKGKSNEKDKQEAYPPQDPTHQFTDDLNFNLECVKQEIGHNWDVHFREFNLGRTGIRSVIIFVDGLSDKDLIDKHIMPSLMVDFSAEYKQNLPYLKGSISKEFIKNEVLSISEIEAVRSIKELASKVLTGATALLIDGSLDALILGTAKHKTRAIEEPVSEALVRGPRVGFTESLSDNTSFLRCSGEIENLSLVKFQVGKRSKKDLVVAYIKDIVDPELVQEVENRIKKIDIDSVPESGYVEQLIEDNYLSPFPQVQNTERPDRVIAALMEGRVAILLDGTPFALIVPVTLSMMLQSPEDYYERWIPGTFIRMLRYLAAILALFTPSLYIAFISFHSGLIPTKLAISIIGTRSGVPFPALIEALFMEIAIEILREAGLRLPKPIGPAMGIVGGLIIGEAAVQAGIVSPVLVIVVALTAISSFSIPHYSIGITLRILRFPAMICAATFGLYGVILFFLLMVSHLVKLKSFGVPYLSPAVPYRLSEWKDLIVRMPLMMMKRRPKMLHTKNPIRKG, encoded by the coding sequence ATGAAAGAGTGGATATCAAAGATTGGTAAAAAAGGAAAAAGTAACGAAAAAGACAAACAAGAAGCATATCCCCCCCAAGATCCAACACATCAGTTTACAGATGATCTTAATTTTAATCTTGAATGTGTTAAGCAAGAAATTGGCCATAATTGGGATGTGCATTTTCGGGAATTTAATCTAGGGCGAACCGGTATACGGTCAGTTATCATTTTTGTGGATGGACTATCGGATAAAGATCTCATTGATAAGCATATCATGCCATCATTGATGGTTGATTTTTCAGCAGAATATAAACAGAACCTTCCCTACCTCAAGGGAAGCATTTCAAAAGAATTCATAAAAAATGAAGTGTTATCCATTAGTGAAATAGAAGCTGTCCGTTCCATTAAAGAGTTAGCATCTAAAGTACTAACAGGTGCTACCGCCCTTTTAATTGATGGATCATTGGACGCGCTGATCCTAGGAACTGCAAAACATAAAACAAGGGCGATCGAGGAACCGGTATCAGAGGCATTAGTCAGAGGTCCACGGGTCGGTTTCACTGAATCATTGAGTGATAATACATCCTTTTTAAGGTGCAGTGGTGAAATTGAGAATTTATCGTTAGTAAAATTCCAAGTAGGAAAGCGTTCAAAAAAAGATTTAGTTGTCGCTTACATAAAAGATATTGTTGATCCCGAATTGGTGCAAGAGGTGGAAAATCGAATTAAGAAAATTGATATTGATAGTGTGCCGGAATCAGGTTATGTAGAGCAACTTATCGAAGATAATTACCTTAGTCCTTTTCCGCAGGTACAGAATACAGAGCGTCCTGATCGGGTGATCGCTGCTTTGATGGAAGGGCGAGTGGCCATCTTGTTAGATGGGACGCCATTCGCTTTGATCGTTCCGGTTACATTGAGCATGATGTTGCAATCACCGGAAGATTATTATGAAAGGTGGATTCCTGGCACATTCATTCGTATGCTTCGTTACCTCGCAGCTATTCTGGCTCTTTTTACACCGTCTTTGTATATAGCTTTCATCTCATTTCATTCAGGGTTGATTCCGACCAAACTGGCCATCTCCATTATCGGAACCAGGTCCGGGGTTCCATTTCCGGCACTTATCGAAGCATTATTCATGGAAATAGCCATCGAAATTTTGAGGGAAGCAGGACTGCGATTGCCTAAGCCAATCGGTCCCGCAATGGGAATTGTCGGCGGTTTAATCATTGGGGAAGCTGCTGTACAGGCAGGGATCGTTAGCCCTGTTTTGGTCATTGTAGTAGCATTAACCGCCATTTCATCATTTTCCATTCCGCACTATAGTATTGGGATTACATTACGGATTCTGCGTTTTCCAGCTATGATTTGTGCTGCTACATTTGGATTATACGGGGTCATTCTCTTTTTTCTTTTAATGGTCAGTCATTTAGTGAAATTAAAAAGCTTTGGTGTGCCTTACTTGAGTCCAGCCGTTCCTTATCGCTTAAGTGAGTGGAAAGACCTGATAGTGCGAATGCCACTTATGATGATGAAACGCCGTCCAAAGATGTTGCATACAAAAAACCCCATACGTAAAGGATAA
- a CDS encoding Ger(x)C family spore germination protein: MKQSHSNTRPLFISLSVFLFLSLTGCWSSHEIEEQSLGIGLAFDKAKQSTIEKKLNEQGEGYSKRNLITATYQFITPLVASSTTKQSGPQQKSYVNVSETGDSFHQMVRELSLRSQQPVTAHHMKVVVIGENLARSYKLEQLLDQNLRESEVRPSCLVLISKGRASKTLETKKAGEIPAFRLAGIVENAYRTTRILPPMSHIKVESKIKSGSSFLMQKVLSAEGQVKFAGAAVIDGKTHKMTGTLNEEELEGVTWITGKGKGGVVKSFDKETGQLIVYEIETMKSSILPRVKGNNISFDVNIESVGRLSENWVVSGDTFKNEFLKKAEKSSEKEVKRLVGNVLEKMQKEYQVDVAGFGNRLRIEHPKVWNKVKKDWDQTFSEATINYDVKLTINDYGTTGGSKK; this comes from the coding sequence ATGAAACAATCACATAGCAATACACGCCCCCTCTTCATTTCCCTCTCCGTTTTTTTGTTCTTATCCCTTACAGGATGTTGGAGCAGTCATGAAATTGAAGAGCAAAGTTTAGGTATAGGTTTGGCATTCGATAAAGCCAAGCAGTCCACCATTGAGAAAAAGTTAAACGAACAAGGGGAGGGTTATTCAAAAAGGAACCTGATTACTGCAACCTATCAATTTATCACTCCTCTGGTAGCGAGTTCGACAACGAAACAATCCGGTCCACAACAAAAATCTTATGTTAATGTTTCTGAAACTGGAGACTCCTTTCATCAAATGGTTCGTGAATTATCATTGAGAAGTCAACAACCCGTAACCGCTCACCATATGAAAGTGGTTGTTATCGGTGAAAATCTTGCAAGATCGTATAAGTTGGAACAATTACTTGATCAAAATCTACGAGAAAGTGAGGTTAGACCAAGCTGCCTTGTGCTCATCAGTAAAGGAAGAGCAAGCAAAACACTGGAAACAAAGAAAGCAGGAGAAATTCCAGCGTTCCGTCTGGCTGGCATTGTAGAAAATGCATATCGAACAACGAGGATTTTGCCCCCCATGTCGCATATTAAAGTAGAAAGCAAGATCAAATCAGGGTCTAGTTTTCTGATGCAAAAAGTTCTATCAGCAGAAGGGCAAGTCAAATTTGCCGGAGCTGCCGTAATCGATGGAAAGACACACAAAATGACTGGTACTTTAAATGAAGAGGAACTGGAGGGCGTAACATGGATAACAGGTAAGGGAAAAGGCGGGGTAGTGAAAAGCTTTGATAAAGAAACCGGTCAGCTGATTGTATATGAAATAGAGACCATGAAAAGCAGTATCCTACCACGAGTTAAAGGAAACAACATATCTTTTGATGTAAACATTGAATCTGTGGGAAGACTGTCTGAAAACTGGGTAGTTTCAGGAGATACTTTTAAAAATGAATTTCTAAAAAAAGCAGAAAAATCATCTGAAAAAGAAGTGAAACGCTTGGTGGGGAATGTTTTAGAAAAAATGCAAAAAGAATACCAAGTGGACGTTGCTGGCTTCGGAAATCGATTGAGAATTGAGCACCCCAAAGTATGGAATAAGGTCAAAAAGGATTGGGACCAAACATTTAGTGAAGCTACAATCAATTACGATGTGAAATTAACTATTAATGATTATGGAACAACAGGAGGATCAAAGAAGTGA
- the hutH gene encoding histidine ammonia-lyase: MIMLTGQTLTIEEAKKVLYGEAFVTASAESVKKVEKSREAVENIVKQKKVIYGITTGFGKFSDVLIDAEDAEQLQWNLIHSHACGVGEPFPEVVSRAMVLLRANALLKGFSGVRPIVIERLIDLLNAHIHPVIPQQGSLGASGDLAPLSHLALVLMGEGEVFYKGERMEAIAALSKEGILPLTLKAKEGLALINGTQAMTGMGLVNYIEAEQLAHQTEAIASLTLEGLRGIEDAFDADVHLARGYRQQTEVAERIRRMINGSQLITKQGELRVQDAYSLRCIPQVHGASWQTLDYVKEKLEIEMNAATDNPLIFDDGEKVISGGNFHGQPIAFAMDFMKIAVAELANISERRIERLVNPQLNDLPPFLSPSPGLQSGAMIMQYCAASLVSENKTLAHPASVDSIPSSANQEDHVSMGTIGSRHAHQIIQNVRRVLAIELICALQAVEYRGTEKMAPFTKELYTEARKLIPSITQDRIFSKDIEATASWLHQIDWNSFIHRSLPTT, from the coding sequence ATGATTATGTTAACGGGCCAAACTTTAACGATTGAAGAAGCGAAAAAAGTATTGTATGGGGAGGCATTTGTCACGGCTTCTGCCGAGAGTGTCAAGAAAGTGGAAAAGAGCCGGGAAGCGGTTGAAAATATCGTGAAGCAAAAGAAAGTCATCTATGGCATCACAACAGGTTTTGGGAAATTCAGCGATGTATTGATTGATGCAGAGGACGCAGAGCAGCTACAGTGGAATTTGATTCATTCCCATGCTTGCGGAGTCGGGGAGCCGTTTCCTGAGGTCGTTTCGAGAGCTATGGTCCTTCTCCGTGCCAATGCGCTATTAAAAGGTTTTTCCGGCGTCCGTCCTATCGTCATTGAACGTTTGATCGATCTTTTGAATGCCCATATCCACCCGGTCATCCCTCAGCAAGGTTCTCTTGGGGCAAGTGGGGACTTGGCGCCGCTTTCGCATTTGGCGCTAGTATTGATGGGAGAAGGGGAAGTGTTTTATAAAGGAGAGCGAATGGAGGCCATCGCAGCTTTATCGAAAGAAGGCATTCTTCCTCTGACACTTAAAGCAAAAGAAGGTCTGGCATTAATTAACGGAACACAGGCCATGACTGGGATGGGCCTCGTAAATTACATTGAAGCCGAACAGCTGGCACATCAAACTGAAGCGATCGCTTCACTGACGTTAGAAGGTTTACGCGGCATAGAAGATGCCTTTGATGCCGATGTTCATCTAGCACGAGGCTACCGCCAGCAAACAGAGGTCGCGGAACGGATTCGTCGCATGATCAACGGCAGCCAGCTCATCACCAAACAAGGAGAACTGCGGGTACAGGATGCTTATTCGCTCCGCTGCATTCCGCAAGTGCATGGGGCATCATGGCAAACACTTGATTATGTAAAAGAAAAACTGGAAATCGAAATGAATGCTGCGACGGATAATCCGCTTATTTTTGACGATGGGGAAAAGGTTATTTCAGGGGGGAACTTCCATGGCCAGCCGATTGCATTTGCGATGGACTTCATGAAAATCGCTGTTGCCGAGCTTGCGAACATTTCAGAGCGCCGCATTGAGCGACTCGTCAATCCTCAGCTGAATGATTTACCGCCATTCTTAAGTCCGTCACCTGGCTTGCAGTCGGGAGCGATGATCATGCAATATTGTGCCGCTTCACTAGTTTCTGAGAATAAAACACTCGCACATCCTGCAAGTGTTGATTCCATTCCATCTTCAGCGAACCAGGAAGATCATGTAAGCATGGGAACGATTGGGTCCCGACACGCGCATCAAATCATTCAGAACGTACGCCGCGTTTTGGCGATTGAGCTCATTTGTGCCTTGCAGGCGGTGGAATACCGCGGAACAGAAAAGATGGCTCCGTTTACAAAAGAGTTGTATACGGAAGCCAGAAAGCTCATTCCAAGCATTACACAAGATCGTATCTTTTCTAAAGATATTGAAGCAACGGCAAGCTGGTTACATCAAATCGATTGGAAT